A stretch of the uncultured Trichococcus sp. genome encodes the following:
- a CDS encoding site-specific integrase: MGSIEKRGKKYIMRTVVGYKSNGNPIRKSKTAAATNKRDATKELALWEIALESETSIKEELPTLSEFVDEWLHKYAHEVLKIQTVARYVEVLNGRYLPILGGKRLNEITPLDIQKIISAARNLRTGEELTQRSKVIIKSAIKSVFDAALDWELVDRNPCDRAKIGKGKPAAKQNEPYSEIELIDIFEKLEDERIRTRVIITLAIVTGGRAGEIGALQNKHINYADRKITFEQTVVNTHGEGYRIQSETKTNTVKEMYLPDSVLDLLQAFDAQMHSGNLSRSLGDRDGYLFGEFLSAAIVGNVFRNFVKKHNLREIRFHDLRHTSASYLYNQGVALKEIQNMLGHKNINTTASIYTHTNEEKKRITAEIFGNVMKK, from the coding sequence ATGGGAAGTATAGAGAAACGCGGAAAAAAATACATCATGCGGACGGTGGTTGGATACAAGTCGAACGGCAACCCAATCCGCAAAAGCAAGACGGCAGCTGCTACAAATAAGCGTGATGCTACGAAGGAATTAGCCTTGTGGGAAATCGCTTTGGAAAGCGAAACGAGCATCAAAGAGGAATTGCCCACCCTATCCGAATTTGTGGATGAATGGTTGCACAAATATGCACACGAAGTCCTGAAGATACAGACCGTCGCGCGATATGTCGAAGTATTGAACGGGCGTTATTTGCCCATTTTGGGAGGCAAACGACTAAATGAGATAACTCCTTTGGATATTCAAAAAATCATCAGCGCGGCGCGGAATCTGCGTACTGGCGAAGAATTGACGCAACGAAGTAAGGTTATCATCAAGTCGGCCATCAAGAGCGTGTTTGATGCGGCATTGGATTGGGAACTGGTGGATCGGAACCCGTGCGACCGCGCCAAGATTGGCAAAGGTAAGCCGGCAGCCAAGCAGAATGAACCGTACTCCGAAATCGAATTGATTGATATCTTCGAGAAATTAGAAGATGAACGCATCCGCACACGGGTTATTATCACGCTTGCTATCGTGACCGGAGGGCGGGCCGGGGAAATCGGCGCCCTGCAGAATAAACATATCAATTACGCAGACAGGAAGATAACCTTTGAGCAGACAGTCGTAAACACACACGGCGAAGGTTATCGAATCCAAAGCGAAACGAAAACGAACACGGTCAAGGAAATGTATCTGCCCGATTCGGTGCTTGACCTGCTGCAAGCCTTCGATGCACAAATGCACTCCGGAAATTTGTCCAGGAGTCTGGGCGATCGGGACGGCTACCTATTCGGAGAATTCTTGTCGGCCGCTATTGTCGGGAACGTCTTCCGGAACTTCGTAAAGAAACACAATCTGCGCGAAATACGATTCCACGACCTGCGGCACACCTCGGCATCGTACTTGTATAATCAGGGTGTGGCATTGAAAGAGATCCAAAATATGTTGGGCCACAAAAATATTAATACCACGGCATCAATTTACACGCATACGAACGAGGAGAAGAAGCGAATAACTGCGGAAATTTTCGGAAACGTCATGAAAAAGTGA
- the plsY gene encoding glycerol-3-phosphate 1-O-acyltransferase PlsY, translating to MTAVVIVLAYLLGSIPSGIWIGKYFYHTDIRKYGSGNSGTTNTFRVLGKKAGIIVLIMDMLKGSAATLLPIWLGTEIHPLLAGVVAALGHTYPLFAGFKGGKAVATSGGIILAYNPLFFTEAIIAFVIYLYFSRMVSLSSILVCFTAVFLSFFFEDWPLTIVTVLLTIFIIYRHRSNIYRIKNGTESKVPFGYKSKSAKEK from the coding sequence ATGACAGCAGTCGTCATCGTCCTGGCCTATCTTTTGGGTTCCATCCCTTCAGGCATTTGGATCGGAAAATATTTTTATCATACAGACATCCGCAAATACGGCAGCGGGAACAGCGGAACAACCAATACCTTCCGCGTGTTGGGCAAAAAAGCCGGCATCATCGTCCTGATCATGGACATGCTGAAAGGCTCGGCGGCGACCCTATTGCCGATTTGGCTAGGAACTGAAATTCATCCGTTGTTGGCCGGTGTTGTTGCAGCATTAGGGCATACCTATCCACTTTTTGCAGGTTTCAAAGGTGGCAAGGCAGTCGCTACAAGCGGCGGCATCATTTTGGCTTATAACCCCCTTTTTTTTACAGAAGCCATCATCGCTTTCGTCATCTATCTTTATTTCTCCAGAATGGTCAGCCTGTCCAGCATACTGGTTTGTTTTACGGCAGTCTTCCTTTCTTTCTTTTTTGAGGATTGGCCATTGACGATCGTTACGGTCCTTTTGACGATCTTCATCATCTATCGCCACCGTTCCAACATTTACCGGATCAAAAACGGGACGGAAAGCAAAGTGCCTTTCGGCTACAAATCGAAGAGCGCTAAAGAAAAATAA
- a CDS encoding aldose 1-epimerase family protein gives MEFVIENQHLTVTVKDMGAEITSVISKKTGIEYIWQADEKVWNRHAPILFPFVGRLKDDAFHHNDKTYTMGQHGFARDSKFSVHERLSDSITFILAPNGDFKHVYPFLFELQLTYQLFENQLSVSYKVKNLDEDKMYFSIGGHPGFNVPLTKGEAFEDYYIKLTPETSRQRLFLEGPYLAADKTGEVEQSQFPLQRNLFLNDAIIFKTPEPTSVTLASNKGEHGVTMSYEDFDYLGIWTKPQKDATYVCLEPWCGLADRSDSDGILERKTAIQSLEPGNKRYYVHRVEFF, from the coding sequence ATGGAGTTTGTAATCGAAAACCAGCACCTTACGGTAACCGTAAAAGATATGGGTGCAGAAATCACCAGTGTCATCTCAAAAAAAACCGGTATCGAATATATTTGGCAGGCTGATGAAAAAGTATGGAACAGACATGCACCCATCCTTTTTCCGTTCGTCGGACGCCTGAAGGATGATGCTTTTCATCATAACGACAAAACTTACACCATGGGGCAGCACGGTTTTGCGCGTGATTCAAAATTTTCGGTTCATGAGCGTTTGTCCGACAGTATCACGTTCATCCTTGCGCCGAACGGTGATTTCAAACATGTTTATCCATTTTTGTTCGAACTGCAGTTGACTTATCAACTGTTTGAGAACCAATTGTCAGTCAGCTATAAAGTTAAGAACCTTGATGAGGACAAGATGTATTTCTCGATCGGAGGGCATCCAGGCTTTAATGTGCCGTTGACAAAAGGAGAAGCATTCGAGGACTATTACATCAAACTGACTCCTGAAACTTCCCGTCAGCGCTTGTTCCTGGAGGGGCCGTACTTAGCCGCGGACAAAACGGGTGAAGTGGAACAGAGCCAATTCCCGTTGCAAAGGAATCTCTTCCTGAATGATGCCATTATTTTCAAAACGCCAGAACCGACAAGTGTGACATTGGCATCCAATAAAGGCGAACATGGGGTCACGATGTCCTATGAAGATTTTGACTACTTGGGCATCTGGACGAAGCCTCAGAAAGACGCCACTTATGTCTGCTTGGAACCTTGGTGCGGACTGGCTGACCGGTCTGATTCGGACGGGATACTGGAACGGAAAACAGCCATCCAATCGCTTGAGCCGGGAAATAAACGTTATTATGTTCATCGGGTCGAGTTCTTCTAG
- the codY gene encoding GTP-sensing pleiotropic transcriptional regulator CodY, with translation MDELLEKLRKINYMLQKEGGFVAVTGDGTALPFTEMASVLADILRANTYLIDLSGNLLGYSEATDINNARIKQMLEDKKFPEQYAHNLSALFQTTANIGIESDFTAFPIESRDLFITGVTTIVPIFASGKRLGSLILARMFPAFDSSDLILAEHGATVIGIELLHTINLRMEEATRVTTLIQIAIKSLSFSEMEAVKAIFETFPSLEERITASKIAAEKNITRSVIVNALRKLESAGILETRSLGMKGTFIRVVSAELLDALRQALYPKNDQ, from the coding sequence ATGGACGAATTATTAGAAAAGTTGAGGAAAATCAACTATATGCTCCAAAAAGAAGGCGGCTTTGTTGCCGTTACTGGTGATGGGACAGCACTGCCCTTTACGGAAATGGCAAGCGTGCTGGCAGATATTTTAAGAGCCAATACGTATCTGATCGATCTGTCCGGTAATCTCTTGGGCTACAGCGAGGCGACCGATATCAACAATGCCCGCATCAAACAAATGCTTGAGGACAAGAAATTTCCGGAGCAGTATGCCCATAATCTGTCCGCGCTATTCCAGACGACCGCTAATATTGGCATTGAATCTGATTTCACTGCCTTTCCGATCGAGAGCAGAGATTTGTTCATTACCGGTGTCACAACAATCGTTCCGATTTTCGCTTCCGGCAAGCGCTTGGGTAGTTTGATATTGGCGCGGATGTTTCCGGCCTTTGACAGTAGCGACTTGATACTTGCCGAACACGGTGCCACAGTTATCGGCATTGAGTTGCTGCATACCATCAATTTGCGCATGGAAGAGGCGACACGGGTGACCACACTGATCCAGATTGCCATAAAATCACTGTCTTTCAGCGAAATGGAGGCGGTAAAAGCGATCTTTGAGACTTTTCCATCCTTAGAGGAACGCATCACTGCGTCAAAAATTGCGGCAGAAAAAAATATAACACGCTCCGTCATAGTGAATGCTCTAAGAAAACTGGAATCAGCCGGTATTCTCGAGACGAGATCGCTTGGTATGAAAGGAACGTTCATCAGAGTCGTTTCTGCAGAATTGCTTGATGCTTTAAGGCAGGCTTTGTATCCAAAGAACGATCAGTAA